Sequence from the Sphingomicrobium clamense genome:
AAGGGCGTCGGACTGCCCGTCACCGTCTTCGCTCACCAGACTAGCCGAGCCGACGAAATTATCGAGATGGCGGGTGGCGCGCCAGTCGTGATCAAGTTGCTCGAAGGGACGCAGGGCATCGGCGTCGTGCTGGGCGAGACGCAGAAAGCCGCGGAATCGATCATCCAGGCCTTCGGCGGGGTCGGCTCCAACATCCTCACGCAGCAATTCATCAAGGAAGCCGGCGGGTCCGACATTCGCTGCCTCGTGATCGGCGACAAGGTCGTCGCGGCCATGAAACGCACCGGCAAGGAAGGCGATTTCCGCTCGAACCTACATCGCGGCGGTAGCGCGGAGCTTGCCAAGATCACCGCCATCGAGCGCAAGACCGCGACCACCGCCGCCAAGGCGATGGGCCTGCGCGTATGCGGTGTCGACCTACTGCGTGCCAATCACGGCCCCGTGGTGATGGAGGTGAACTCGTCGCCCGGTCTCGAGGGTATCGAAGGCGCGACCGGCAAGGACATTGCCGGCATGATCATCGAGCACATCGAGAAGACCGCCAAGGAAGGCAACACGCGTACACGCGGCAAGGGTTAGGCGTCGGCCCCCGGCTGCGGTCGCTTGAGCTGCGCCTTCAGGTCGCGGATCGGCGGGGCATAGAGAAAGCCGAAGCTCACGCACCCTTCGCGCCCATCGACCGCGTGGTGCAGCCGGTGCGCCTGATAAAGACGTTGCAGATAGCCGCCTTTGGGCACGATCCGGAATGGCAGGCGGTTATGCACAAGCCCGTCATGCGCAAGGAAATAGAGCAACCCGTAGGTCGTGATGCCCGCCGCGACCCAGAATAGCCACGCGGTGCCGGTCAGCGTCGCGATCGCGAACAGCGTGATCGACAGGATTGCGAAAACCACCGCATAATAGTCGTTGCGCTCGAAAAGGCCCGTGCGCGGCTGGTGATGGCTCTCGTGCCAGCCCCAACCCCACTTGCCGTGCATGATCCAGCGATGCGCCGCATAAGCAGTCAATTCCATCAGCGCGACGACGCCGATGACGATCGCGAGCGCCTGCCACCAGGGCATTTGGGAGAGATAGGAAAGCATGGGATTATCTTAGCCTAGACTTCGCGTCGCGCCTACTCCTGAAGCGCCGGGCCGGGATGCAATTCGCTCATCAGCCGGCTGCGCCCGTCGGGGCACACGATCCGGACGTGCTGCCGCCCCAGATCGCGTGGGCTGCGGACGCCGCAACTATGGGCGATGATCCCGACTTCCTTGCGCATATGCTTGACGAAATGCTCGACGCGTTCGGCCTTATCCTCGGGGACCAGTCCGCGCTGCAGCCGCTTCTTGTGGGTCGTCACCCCGGTCGGACAGTTATTGGTGTCGCACTTCATCGCCTGGATGCAGCCGATGGCAAACATGAAACCGCGCGCCGCATTGACGAAATCCGCGCCCGTCGCCAGCGCCCAGGCGACATCCGAGGGCGTGATGAGTTTGCCGCTCGCCACGATCCGAATGCGATGTTCGAGCCCGTATTTCTCGCGCAGGTTGACCGCCAGCGGCAGCGCCTCGTGGATCATCATCCCGACATTATCCATCAACGGCATCGGCGCCGCACCGGTCCCACCGTCACCGCTATCGATGGTGATGAAGTCGGGCGCGCAATCCTTGCCCCGCTCGACGACCGCCGCGAAGAATTCGTCGAGCCATTGATCGTCGCCCAGGACGGTCTTGATGCCAACGGGGATGCCGCTCACCGACCGCATCCGCTCGATCATGTCGAGCAGTTCTTCGTTATTTCCGATTTCGGGATGGCGATTGGGGGAGATACTGTCCTGCCCCTGCGGGATGCCGCGAATGCGGGCGATCTCGGCGGTGACCTTCTTCGCAGGCAGGATGCCGCCCTTACCGGGTTTGGCGCCCTGCGCGAGCTTCAATTCGATCATCCGGACCTGCGGATGCGAAGCGATTTCCTTGAGCTTTTCTTCGTTGAGCGACCCATCGGCGTTGCGCGCGCCATATTTGGCGGTGCCGAGTTGGAAGACGACGTCGCCCCCGCCTTCGAGATGATGGTCCGACAGGCCCCCCTCGCCGGTGCAAACCCAGCAACCGCCGCGCGCCGTCCCAAGCGAAAGGGCGCGCACGGCAGGCTTGGACAACGAGCCGTAGCTCATCGCGCTCATGTTGAAGAAGCTCGGCGCCTCGTACGGTTTCTTTGCCCCCGGCCCGATGACCAGCGGCGGTGCCTCGACTGCATCCTCGTCGAGCGTCGGCCAGGCCGCGTTGACGAAGATGGGCGTGCCGACCGGCTGAAGCCGCTTGGTCGACCCGAATGGCAGGACATTGTCCTTATTCTCGGCTGCCCGCTCAACCCAGTTTCGCTGCGCGCGGTTGAACGGCATCTCCTCGCGGTCCATTGCGAAGAAATACTGGCGGAAAAAGTCGCCCAGATGCGTGAAGAGATGGCGAAAGCGCCCGATGACCGGAAAGTTGCGGCGCACTGTGTCCTGCCGCTGGCTGACATCGATCACGAACAGCACGAGGACGGCCAGGACGCCCAGTCCCACCGCGATCACGAACGCATCAGACAGCAATTGGGCAATTCGTTCGATCATCGCTTGGCTCCCGCTACCGGCGGCGAGGCTAGCAGGCGTCGGGGCGTGCGCAAGGCTTAGCGCCGGAGCCCCGGAAAGAGCCGGTCGAACGCGCGCACCTTCGGCGCGTCATGGGCAAGGATATAGGGATGGCGCGGGTTCTTGCGCATGAAATCCTGATGATACTCCTCGGCGCGGTAGAATTTGCCTTTCTCGATCGTGGTGACGATAGGGCGGCGGTAGGTCCCCGACTTGTCCAACTGCGCGATATAGGCGCGGGCGACCCGCTTCTGCCGTTCCGACTGCGGGAAGAACGCGGTTCGGTAATGCTCGCCAACATCGGGACCCTGGCGGTTTTTGAGCGTCGGATCCGCAATCACCGAGAAATAGGCGCGCAGCAATTGGGCATAGCTGACCTTGCGCGGATCGAAGACGACACGGACCGCCTCCGCATGCCCGGTATTCCCGCGGATGACCTGCTTGTAGCTCGGGTTCGCCACTTCGCCGCCGGCAAAGCCGGATACTGCCGACTGCACTCCGTCGACCCGTTCGAATACGGCCTCCACGCCCCAGAAACAGCCGCCGGCGAAGACCGCCACTTCGCGGTTCGCGTCGTTCGCGATGTCCAGTC
This genomic interval carries:
- the rimK gene encoding 30S ribosomal protein S6--L-glutamate ligase, with the translated sequence MKIALLSRNQKLYSTRRLVEAAQERGHEIDTIDHLKCYINITSNNPTIRYKGEDLPKYDAVIPRIGASVTFYGTAVLRQFEMMGVYPLNESVAISRSRDKLRSMQLLARKGVGLPVTVFAHQTSRADEIIEMAGGAPVVIKLLEGTQGIGVVLGETQKAAESIIQAFGGVGSNILTQQFIKEAGGSDIRCLVIGDKVVAAMKRTGKEGDFRSNLHRGGSAELAKITAIERKTATTAAKAMGLRVCGVDLLRANHGPVVMEVNSSPGLEGIEGATGKDIAGMIIEHIEKTAKEGNTRTRGKG
- a CDS encoding FMN-binding glutamate synthase family protein: MIERIAQLLSDAFVIAVGLGVLAVLVLFVIDVSQRQDTVRRNFPVIGRFRHLFTHLGDFFRQYFFAMDREEMPFNRAQRNWVERAAENKDNVLPFGSTKRLQPVGTPIFVNAAWPTLDEDAVEAPPLVIGPGAKKPYEAPSFFNMSAMSYGSLSKPAVRALSLGTARGGCWVCTGEGGLSDHHLEGGGDVVFQLGTAKYGARNADGSLNEEKLKEIASHPQVRMIELKLAQGAKPGKGGILPAKKVTAEIARIRGIPQGQDSISPNRHPEIGNNEELLDMIERMRSVSGIPVGIKTVLGDDQWLDEFFAAVVERGKDCAPDFITIDSGDGGTGAAPMPLMDNVGMMIHEALPLAVNLREKYGLEHRIRIVASGKLITPSDVAWALATGADFVNAARGFMFAIGCIQAMKCDTNNCPTGVTTHKKRLQRGLVPEDKAERVEHFVKHMRKEVGIIAHSCGVRSPRDLGRQHVRIVCPDGRSRLMSELHPGPALQE
- the msrA gene encoding peptide-methionine (S)-S-oxide reductase MsrA, whose product is MTLPRTLLAATIASAILVAFASVGAPANASGYDRVPAARLDIANDANREVAVFAGGCFWGVEAVFERVDGVQSAVSGFAGGEVANPSYKQVIRGNTGHAEAVRVVFDPRKVSYAQLLRAYFSVIADPTLKNRQGPDVGEHYRTAFFPQSERQKRVARAYIAQLDKSGTYRRPIVTTIEKGKFYRAEEYHQDFMRKNPRHPYILAHDAPKVRAFDRLFPGLRR
- a CDS encoding sterol desaturase family protein; the encoded protein is MLSYLSQMPWWQALAIVIGVVALMELTAYAAHRWIMHGKWGWGWHESHHQPRTGLFERNDYYAVVFAILSITLFAIATLTGTAWLFWVAAGITTYGLLYFLAHDGLVHNRLPFRIVPKGGYLQRLYQAHRLHHAVDGREGCVSFGFLYAPPIRDLKAQLKRPQPGADA